A single genomic interval of Koleobacter methoxysyntrophicus harbors:
- the nrdR gene encoding transcriptional regulator NrdR → MKCPYCGFNESRVIDSRPAEEGTAVRRRRECLDCQQRFTTYEKIEEVPLIVIKKDGSREIFKREKILKGIIKACEKRPISLKTLEKVADDVEKELKNTMEREITSEQIGEMVMEYLKDIDEVAYVRFASVYREFKDVNTFMEELKKILQENK, encoded by the coding sequence ATGAAATGCCCCTATTGTGGATTTAACGAAAGCAGGGTTATAGACTCACGACCTGCAGAAGAAGGGACGGCTGTCCGGAGGCGAAGGGAATGTCTTGATTGTCAGCAGCGTTTTACAACATATGAAAAGATAGAAGAGGTGCCTTTAATTGTAATTAAAAAGGATGGAAGCAGGGAGATTTTTAAAAGAGAGAAAATATTAAAAGGAATCATCAAAGCCTGTGAAAAAAGACCCATTTCCCTAAAAACCCTGGAAAAAGTGGCTGATGATGTTGAAAAAGAGTTAAAAAACACAATGGAAAGAGAAATTACCAGTGAGCAAATAGGTGAAATGGTGATGGAGTACCTTAAAGATATTGATGAAGTCGCATATGTAAGATTTGCCTCCGTTTATAGAGAATTCAAAGACGTCAATACCTTTATGGAGGAGCTGAAGAAAATCCTGCAGGAAAATAAATAG
- a CDS encoding TIGR03960 family B12-binding radical SAM protein: MNWGLVERYKKILYAEKPLLRIYNFGEKEVSFALIYPNTYNLAMSNLGFMSIYYQINIRRDTLCHRGFLPFKGDEKAFYKTNTPLFSLESQVPLKDYDIIGFSVSFELDYINILKILEISHIPLEKEKRDERFPLIIAGGPCATFNPEPLTPYIDIFVIGEGEEVIHEVIERYKSLRSYGKQAVLQGMSSIPGVYVPSMYGVEYHDDGRIKNIQPKGNAPAKVKKRWIKDLSGIQTSSVIISPLSEFKDMYLIEISRGCWRNCRYCMAGYCYKIPRIRELRDIINNAKKAKDLGLRVGLVGAAVSDYPYIDELIRELIKQGIKFSVSSLRADSVTPSLVRGLAFSGHKTITIAPEAASERLRKVINKGIGEEDIFRAVYLAATNNIPNIKLYFIIGLPTEDLEDINQIIILTKRIIDYLNSINAVYETIILSINPFIPKPFTPFQWFGMDRQDSLNYKMNIIKEGLTRYKKVKLIMESPKWSIIQGLLSRGDRKLGRVLLKVHQYGGNLSAWRKALRELEVDFDFYLYRKRDFTEILPWSHINLGIDENHLKREAIKAIKEHGTLPCSLEKCSKCNICSFKGGV, translated from the coding sequence ATGAACTGGGGTTTAGTTGAAAGATACAAAAAAATACTCTATGCAGAAAAACCTCTACTAAGAATTTATAACTTTGGTGAAAAGGAAGTAAGTTTTGCACTAATATACCCTAATACTTATAACCTGGCCATGTCTAATTTAGGTTTTATGTCAATATATTATCAAATAAATATCAGGAGAGATACCCTCTGCCACAGGGGGTTTTTACCCTTTAAAGGCGATGAGAAGGCTTTTTATAAAACTAACACCCCTTTATTTAGTTTAGAATCTCAAGTTCCTTTAAAGGATTACGATATAATAGGTTTTTCAGTTTCTTTTGAACTAGATTATATCAATATTTTGAAGATATTGGAGATTTCGCATATCCCTTTAGAAAAAGAAAAAAGAGATGAAAGATTCCCTTTGATAATAGCGGGCGGGCCATGTGCGACTTTTAATCCCGAACCCTTAACACCATATATTGATATCTTTGTAATTGGAGAAGGAGAAGAAGTAATTCATGAAGTCATTGAAAGATATAAAAGCCTCCGTTCTTATGGTAAACAAGCTGTATTACAGGGTATGTCTTCTATTCCGGGGGTTTATGTCCCTTCCATGTACGGGGTTGAATATCATGATGACGGAAGAATTAAAAACATACAACCTAAAGGTAATGCCCCGGCAAAGGTTAAAAAACGCTGGATAAAAGATTTGTCCGGCATACAGACTAGTTCGGTTATTATATCTCCCTTATCCGAATTTAAAGATATGTACCTTATTGAAATTTCCAGGGGGTGTTGGAGAAATTGCAGATATTGTATGGCCGGCTATTGTTATAAAATTCCAAGGATAAGAGAATTAAGGGATATAATCAATAATGCGAAAAAGGCAAAGGATTTAGGGCTAAGAGTAGGCCTTGTAGGGGCTGCTGTTTCTGACTACCCTTATATAGATGAACTGATTCGGGAATTGATTAAACAGGGTATAAAATTTTCGGTTTCTTCTTTAAGAGCCGATTCGGTAACTCCATCCCTTGTCCGGGGGCTGGCCTTTAGTGGACATAAAACAATTACAATTGCTCCTGAAGCAGCATCTGAACGTCTAAGAAAAGTTATAAATAAGGGAATAGGGGAAGAAGATATTTTTAGGGCTGTATATTTGGCTGCAACCAACAACATACCAAACATAAAACTGTATTTTATTATAGGCCTTCCTACGGAGGATTTGGAGGATATAAATCAAATAATTATCTTGACTAAGAGAATTATAGATTACTTAAATAGCATCAATGCTGTTTACGAAACCATTATATTGAGTATAAACCCTTTTATTCCAAAACCCTTTACTCCCTTCCAATGGTTTGGTATGGACAGGCAGGATTCTCTAAATTATAAAATGAATATTATAAAAGAGGGCCTTACTAGATATAAAAAAGTAAAACTAATAATGGAGAGCCCAAAATGGTCAATAATACAGGGTTTATTATCAAGAGGGGACAGGAAGTTAGGAAGGGTTTTACTGAAAGTTCATCAATATGGGGGTAATCTATCTGCCTGGAGAAAGGCGTTAAGGGAGTTAGAAGTTGATTTTGACTTTTATTTATATCGAAAAAGGGATTTTACAGAAATTTTACCATGGTCTCATATAAACCTGGGTATTGATGAAAATCATTTAAAGAGGGAAGCTATTAAGGCGATAAAAGAACACGGCACTTTACCCTGTTCACTGGAAAAGTGCAGTAAATGCAATATTTGCAGTTTTAAAGGAGGAGTATGA
- the pgeF gene encoding peptidoglycan editing factor PgeF, translating into MDRGFILKEKSGVKYFVIDAFEKTNLVKHCFTTKVGGVSKGYYSGLNLGLHKEDNREDVIENYKIICGILGIEYKHLVASDQVHDNKIYKADKKDLGKGIVRESDIIGIDGLITDVKGVPLITYYADCVPLFFLDPVKKSIGTSHAGWKGSVLKIGQETVFRMKKEFGTKPEDLLVGIGPSIGPCCYEVDEPVISRVIEAFPSLWQKLVIDRGNGKWDLNLWETNALQLEEIGVRRENIFVSGICTSCSKELLFSHRRDKGKTGSLAAIIQLI; encoded by the coding sequence ATGGACCGGGGTTTTATTTTGAAAGAAAAAAGTGGAGTCAAATATTTTGTTATAGATGCCTTTGAAAAAACAAATCTTGTAAAACATTGTTTTACTACGAAGGTAGGAGGGGTTAGTAAGGGATATTATTCAGGGTTAAATCTAGGCTTACATAAAGAAGATAATCGCGAAGATGTAATAGAGAATTATAAGATAATTTGTGGGATTTTAGGGATTGAATATAAACACCTGGTTGCTTCAGATCAAGTCCATGATAACAAAATATATAAAGCGGATAAGAAGGATTTAGGGAAGGGGATTGTTAGGGAGTCCGATATTATAGGTATCGACGGCCTTATAACCGATGTGAAAGGCGTTCCCCTTATTACCTATTACGCAGATTGTGTTCCTCTGTTTTTCTTGGACCCCGTTAAAAAATCTATAGGTACAAGCCATGCGGGTTGGAAAGGTAGTGTATTAAAAATAGGCCAGGAAACTGTATTTAGAATGAAAAAGGAATTTGGAACAAAACCCGAAGATCTGCTGGTCGGTATAGGGCCTTCTATAGGCCCCTGCTGTTATGAAGTAGATGAACCCGTAATTTCCCGGGTAATAGAAGCCTTTCCATCTCTTTGGCAAAAATTAGTTATTGACAGAGGTAACGGTAAGTGGGATTTAAACCTTTGGGAGACAAATGCCCTTCAGTTAGAAGAAATAGGGGTGAGGAGGGAAAATATTTTTGTGAGCGGCATTTGTACTTCGTGCAGCAAAGAATTATTGTTTTCTCACCGAAGGGATAAGGGTAAAACCGGAAGTCTTGCAGCTATAATTCAGTTGATTTAA
- a CDS encoding DUF1614 domain-containing protein yields the protein MSLGIIILLIVSVLIFFGLAQRVLDRMKLNDKTAILFIGAMVIGSFLPNIPLFSGLSINIGGGIIPIVLAVYLIIGAENQEKTRAIMASIITGGFVYTASKLLGADPGTMFLDPIYMYALIAGLVAYLIGRSRRAAFIAGILGIVLSDIAYIVEITLTNTPGGTTIGGAGVFDTTILAGIIAVAIAEIIGETRERLQGGTKKVRLKSDEEKNQMASFLSEDYFDNEKDNNEKDNKESD from the coding sequence TTGTCTTTGGGAATTATAATACTTCTGATCGTTTCCGTTCTTATTTTCTTCGGATTAGCTCAAAGGGTTTTAGATAGAATGAAACTGAACGATAAAACGGCCATTTTATTTATAGGGGCAATGGTAATAGGTTCATTTCTACCTAATATTCCTTTGTTTTCAGGATTATCCATAAATATAGGAGGGGGAATTATACCTATAGTTTTGGCTGTATATTTAATAATAGGTGCTGAAAATCAGGAGAAAACACGGGCTATTATGGCCTCAATTATAACCGGAGGTTTTGTATATACAGCTTCAAAATTATTAGGGGCAGATCCGGGAACGATGTTTCTAGATCCGATTTATATGTACGCCCTGATTGCAGGGTTAGTGGCATATTTAATAGGTAGATCCCGAAGAGCTGCGTTTATTGCTGGAATTTTAGGAATTGTTTTGAGTGATATAGCATATATCGTCGAAATAACGCTAACAAATACTCCGGGGGGTACAACTATAGGTGGTGCAGGAGTATTTGATACTACTATTCTTGCAGGAATAATCGCTGTGGCAATAGCAGAGATAATTGGCGAAACTAGAGAGAGGCTTCAGGGAGGGACAAAAAAGGTTAGGCTGAAGTCCGATGAAGAAAAAAACCAGATGGCTAGTTTTCTTTCCGAAGACTATTTCGATAACGAAAAGGATAATAATGAAAAGGATAATAAGGAGAGTGATTGA
- the spoIIP gene encoding stage II sporulation protein P, translating to MDRIKNIIQGFLILTLILCFIPNNVLAEERDDGYFTIKDKKTGEIIFQTSRYVYIGDEYLNENNKLYRVISVDGDEGLAEFVEEVDLTDFLPSSTEQKDFPVTAEQSRRISVYHTHGDESYVPTDGAASIKNGGGILSVGEVFAKNLEEKGVEVLHSTRVHFPHDNAAYQRSRRTARELLQQGVDAQFDIHRDAIPPERYITDINGEKVARVRLVVGKQNPNYIANDNFAKQLKAAGDQIYPGLIKGIFYARGTYNQDLAPRSILVEVGTDKNDKQIAEKGAALFADVAARTLYGEDLKETPGPAGTTSPIKGETSAIGKTLLWLIVLTVIGIGGYMLITGGSWEEIKTKLSKFSTKEFANFLKKKKNRD from the coding sequence ATGGATAGAATTAAAAATATAATCCAGGGTTTTTTAATATTAACATTAATCCTCTGCTTTATTCCCAATAATGTCCTTGCAGAAGAAAGGGATGATGGCTACTTTACTATAAAGGATAAAAAGACGGGAGAAATAATATTTCAGACTTCAAGATACGTTTATATAGGTGATGAATATCTTAATGAAAACAACAAACTGTACAGGGTAATCAGTGTAGATGGTGATGAAGGGTTGGCGGAGTTTGTAGAAGAGGTTGATTTAACCGATTTCCTTCCTTCGAGCACCGAACAGAAGGACTTTCCTGTAACGGCTGAGCAGAGCAGAAGGATATCTGTATATCATACCCATGGTGATGAGTCTTATGTACCCACAGATGGTGCAGCAAGCATAAAGAACGGTGGGGGTATTTTGTCTGTAGGCGAAGTTTTTGCAAAAAACCTTGAGGAAAAGGGTGTTGAGGTTTTACACTCTACACGAGTGCATTTCCCCCATGATAATGCCGCTTATCAAAGGTCCAGGAGAACAGCCAGGGAGTTACTGCAGCAGGGTGTTGATGCACAATTTGATATCCACAGGGATGCTATACCGCCCGAAAGGTATATTACAGATATAAATGGTGAAAAGGTAGCTAGAGTCCGTTTAGTGGTTGGTAAACAGAATCCCAATTATATAGCTAATGATAATTTCGCAAAACAATTAAAAGCAGCGGGAGACCAGATTTATCCCGGTCTTATAAAAGGTATATTTTATGCAAGAGGGACTTATAACCAGGACCTGGCTCCGAGAAGTATTTTAGTTGAAGTTGGAACGGATAAAAATGACAAACAAATAGCTGAAAAGGGGGCAGCTTTATTTGCTGATGTGGCAGCCAGAACATTATATGGTGAAGATCTGAAAGAAACCCCAGGTCCAGCAGGAACCACTTCGCCGATCAAAGGAGAAACGAGTGCTATAGGGAAGACCCTATTATGGCTGATAGTTTTGACGGTAATAGGGATAGGCGGTTATATGTTGATTACAGGTGGAAGCTGGGAGGAAATTAAAACTAAGTTATCAAAATTTAGTACTAAAGAATTTGCCAATTTCTTAAAGAAAAAGAAAAATAGAGATTGA
- a CDS encoding DUF3189 family protein, with protein sequence MKFIYNCSNGRYSSVIAASLHLGLIPINEIPDYEKILKLPLLGRSNDTEIGKLEYYGEDSRGNRVYILGRKKSEKIIVNALKGIYQIFGQNPDDLIFINTQRFSNIFIYLGGFLIEHLGLQYVGRSVLLFGIRRSYFKMCNLVERVKKMNGDKK encoded by the coding sequence GTGAAATTTATATATAATTGCTCTAATGGAAGATATTCTTCTGTTATTGCTGCATCCTTACATTTAGGCCTTATTCCGATAAATGAAATTCCTGATTACGAGAAAATTCTCAAATTACCTCTTTTGGGAAGATCAAATGATACGGAAATAGGAAAGCTTGAATATTATGGTGAAGATAGTAGAGGAAATCGTGTTTATATATTGGGAAGAAAGAAATCTGAAAAAATTATTGTTAATGCGTTAAAGGGTATATATCAAATTTTTGGTCAAAACCCTGATGACCTTATTTTTATAAACACACAGAGATTTTCGAATATTTTTATTTATTTAGGTGGGTTTTTAATAGAACATCTCGGTCTTCAATATGTAGGCCGGTCCGTTCTTTTATTCGGGATAAGGAGAAGCTATTTTAAGATGTGCAATTTGGTGGAACGGGTGAAAAAAATGAATGGTGATAAAAAATGA
- a CDS encoding DUF3189 family protein yields MKIFYCCYGSAHSSVVAASIHLGMLSERGKPSIKDLINLPHYDKTRSYQIGIPFFMGTDEKGRDIYIIGMGGEKQMIKRAIISLLYELKVPDNEYVFVDTLHLTNFITKIGGVLSRRLGIIFLGRPLTAIGIRMKFFDFVNLVKHVKNETS; encoded by the coding sequence ATGAAGATCTTTTACTGTTGCTATGGGAGCGCACATTCCTCGGTAGTAGCTGCATCTATTCATCTGGGAATGTTGTCTGAACGAGGCAAGCCTTCTATTAAAGATTTAATAAACCTGCCTCATTACGATAAAACAAGGTCTTATCAGATTGGCATTCCTTTTTTTATGGGCACCGATGAAAAAGGGAGGGATATTTATATTATAGGAATGGGAGGGGAAAAACAGATGATAAAAAGGGCAATTATAAGCTTGCTATACGAATTGAAGGTTCCGGATAATGAATATGTTTTTGTTGATACGTTACATTTAACAAATTTTATTACCAAAATCGGAGGAGTATTATCCAGAAGACTTGGAATCATATTTTTAGGACGACCTTTAACGGCAATAGGTATTAGAATGAAATTTTTTGACTTTGTTAATTTAGTCAAACATGTAAAAAATGAAACCAGCTGA